The nucleotide sequence TTTTCTTCTGCCACAACAAAGCCACATTTCACACTCAGGGCTCTCTACTGACACTCCCATCTCACCTTTTTCGGTGGGTTTGGGGAAGGTAGTTCGGTGGGAAATAAAAACATATTCTAGTTTATGGAGCTCAACCCTTCTCAAATTCACGTGTTGGAACAAAACTTTgtttctgggagcctggctgCGGCCGTTCCAAACACAGCAGGATGACTTGGGGCATCTCGAGGTTCTCGTTTCATCAGCTTTCACCGTCTTTCAGATGGTGAAATCAAAACTGGGTTATTACATCTTTTTGTCTCTTTTGTACACGGCAGGTGCTCTACCAAATTGGGTAGCTACATTTTTCCCTTCCCTTCATTCCTCCTGAACATACATTTGGCCATTTCTTCTCCTTAGTTATtgtgtagagcaggggtcagcaaccttttggaggtggagtgctgaaatttgaccttttgacctctatttaCAGGttcaagtgccggtgatactttttaaagtcactaaagttacgtctacacagcaaagttatttcaaaatagctttgctagcgtctacacaatgcaaccactatttataaatacatttgaaatagaagcgtctcatttcaaaattggtaaacctcatttcatgaggcatagcgcctattttgaaatgggctgttaagacaaggaatagagcctacagtagacccccaagttatgcaggggttgcattctttGCAACCCCTATGTAACTCGAATTTAGTGCAAGTTGGGGGAGACGGGAACCCctgagcttgcaggagctgggaaactgaccagccccccacctgggctggccagtttcctggctcccagagtggtggggtttgggaaccaggcagcagcctggttttcATCTCCTCCCCACtagtgggacctgggaaactgaccagccatgtgctggtcagtttcgcAGTCCTACAAGTGAGGactggggggtggagctgggaaccaaacaGCAGCTTGGCTACCAGGtcccagtggctggtgggtgccAGGCATGGCTTCTCTCCGCTTCCCCCAGATGACGGTGGCTGGGGAGAATCTGTGACACCGTGGCCatctgccccccgcaccccctggctaccccagctgggagaaaccatgctgcagcagctctctgccccgggctcccccagctgagggagctgggagctggagcactttgatttgcacttaactcatgttaatgtgagttgaGCGCAAATCAAAATCATGCATACCAGGGGATTACcgtatttcaaagtaagccataGTTCATCTAATGGCTCTGTTTTAAAATAGGCTGTATCTGTGTAGATGCTGGACTTGGAAATagcaaagtgctattttgaaattcacttATTGAGTGTAGCGATGTTATTATGAAATACGCTATTTAGCAATAGCTCttccggaacagcttattttggaataaggctgctgtgtagacagaccccaACActtctacttacaacagtttcatgaataaataaattaagacgcAGAGTGTTACCATTTGGTGGTGGCTGTAGCGGAGCAAGCGCtcggctgcatggggaggagcgGCGGGGCTGACCTCCTACCtcgtgtgccgatgaaaatcgatTTGTGTGCCACTCCTGTGTCTgtgtcaggggttgctgaccttgGCTTAGCATGTTGGTGTGTGATGCTAAAGACACAGAAAAGTtttccccagagatggctgcatgttgtggacagaagttttatGGCAGAGAGGTAACTAAGCCATTGTTAAAGCCATAGGTaatctctttcccctgccagaCACTGGTGTGTATAAAGTAGGCTGTGGGAAAGGAACTGGGGGTATTTTTTAACCCTTTGCATGAAAGATTCACAAGCAATGGGCTATTTCGTGCACTTGTTGATATTACCAGTTCCAAAGTACAAACTTGCCACAAGAGGTCCCTGCAGTGCAGGAAGCTGCATGGGAACGGTGTGAGCTGAGGTTACCCGCTGAGCTGCTGTTGGGAGGTTCACACAGAAATTGTTTCAAGTGAGCCAGGAAATCCTCCAGGCCAGTGCTGTGCTGAGTTCTGTCGGCGGGTCTGTGAGTGGCACCTTCACTATTCAGGGCATTTGTTGCTGCTCTGGTCTGCTCTTCACAAGGGACTTGTAACTGGAAAACTTCCCAACACCACCAGTGTCAGTCAGAGGAGGGGGATGAAAGAAGACAGAGTGTTCAAGGGGTTGTCACCTTTGAGGAACAAAACTCTGGGAGGTGATCCTGAGGCTGTAGAACGAGACAGCTGGCTGCATACATGGGCACTGGGACAGATTTAAAGGGCAATCCTGGGAAAATCTGGCCAGGTGGCGCAAACCCTCATGCGAAATCCACTAAATACCCTCTTGGGGGGATCTAGGTCGGGTTAGAGCGCTGGAGTGCGGCATGGAATGAACGAGACTCGCTGGCACACAGAGTAGAGCCCTGCCAATGTGTGGAGATCCACGGCTCATGTTTGAAGTTACAGAGACAAAGGAATGGAGATAGAGGTTCTGTATCTAGAGCCCTGCAAAGCTACAGACACCCGCATGATCTCCATGGGTGTCCACATtttgcagagggggctgcagaTACCAGTTTTGTATCTAATCGTTGAACAGTGTCATCCCCTTTTCCCTGTACATTTAACAGGGACGTGGTCTAGGCAGGTCCCAGGAATCTCCCGCCTGCAGCTCCAACATACACCTGGTTGATGTCACCCGGGGCGCTGCGACGAGGACGCGCCTGGTCACAAAGGCACTGGAGGCAGAAGTGGAATCTCAGTggcactggggaggagggagaattcATGGTGCACCGTTACGTACCTGTGCAAATGGATGTATGTCCTGGCACTACTCACCCCACAGTCCCAGGGCTatcactgctgccagcaggacgGTATTCCCAGCCCATCCGACCCCTGGAGCAATTTGAATCCAGCGCACATGCTGCCAGGAAGCTGCAACAAGCCAGCCATAAGGGACCTTCCGCACCGCACCCAGGGAACGAGACAACAGCAACGAGGCAGAAGACTCTGCTGTGGAGCCCATGTGGTACCCATGGAACACTGGGAACACCTGTCTCAGCTGCCTAACCAGGGTCATGCACAGGGAAGCTGAAGAACATGTTAGTGATACCTGTGAGAGACAGGTGAGGTAACATCATTTGATGAACCAGCTTCTTTTGGTGAGAAGGAAGCTGTCGAGGGCTCTCCTGCGGGGCGTGTCCCTTCCACCAGGAGAATTTGGGCCTATAAAAGATTAACTCACCCACCTTGTTGCTGTAATATCCTAGGCCCAACACTGCCATAGACCACAgcaagcagtggcagccaggtaACAGTCACTGGCTTGTGGAGGGTGTCACAGACAGAGAGCGGCGATGGGTACTTGCCCATGTGACTGTGCTGCGAATCTGTACTTTAGCCATCCCAGTTGTGGTATGTGGAAAGCTGAGTTAAAACCGCAAGCTAGCCCCTTACATTcccagcaaaaagcagcaaggagtccagtggcacctcaaagactaacagttttattatagcctaacagaacaaaaaacagtcatgtagcactttaaagactaacaaaacaatttattaggcgatgagctttcgtgggacagacccacttcttcagaccagagccatgcCAGAAAAAgactaagaagtgggtctgtcccacgaaagctcatcacctaataaattgttttgttagtctttaaagtgctacttgactgcttttttcttttgatagaatatagactagcacggctccctctctgatattatAGCCTAAGTGTTTGTGAGTTGCAGCTCACTGCATCGGGGCATGAAGGGACAGAGAAAGACACAGCGGGGAGGGATACAGAGATGAGAGCCTTgcatcagagctaattcagtcagggtggatgtgggtaAGAAAGTGAGAATACCTAAAGGGGAAAGTTAGGTAAAgagagagccattcccagttTCAATTCACACCCATCCTCAGGGTGTCAACTTTGTACAGGAATTCCAGCTCGAAAACAGATTGTGACCTGAAATGGCTGAaataggtattctcaccttcttatctaCATCTgccctgattgaattagctcaAATGTAACACTCTCATCTCTATGAAACAAaccagctgtcctgtggcaccgtaaagtctaacaaaataatgtattaggttatgaactttcacgggacagacccacgtcttcagggCTGCAGAATCCTGATAACTGATAACCAAgataaagagaatttaaaagacaggaaaaaaatgaaataaaaagtgaCGAATCAGCTATGTGGGGCAGAAGGaagagagggaagggggaagaaaaatgtTCTGTAAGTGTCCGTTGAGCTAAGCGGTCTGCCTGGgggtcactgcaaatatcaaaggtggactGTAAACACTCCTCGACAAAacatgaatggacacaaagcagacatcaaaaaactcctaactcacaagcctgtcagccagcactttagtggagcggcccattctgttaatgacctgaaagtctgtgttttactgaagaggagctctaacgATCGCCTACAGAGAGAGTGCTCAGGACTCTCATTCATAGTCAAATCCCAGACACTAACACCTAGAtcgaaccaggacagcaattacctgacctattataaggactcttttacatacttcgttttatctaattcttgacttccccaccccacacctgccgCCCCCTCTGCTCTTTTGGCCCTCTGTGTTCTGggagggctgtagatctgaagaagtgggtctgtcccacgaaagctcatcgcctaatacattattttctcaGTCTTTAAAGCGAGACGtgcctgctgctttgttctgatagaatacaggctaacacggcgacctctctgtctgctctggtctggctacggtctgaagaagtgggtctgtcccacgaaagctcaccacctaataaattattttgttagcctttaaagtgctactggactgctgttttgtttgtatcaaaggtggggaaattgtccttttaacgcgtaaggtaattgatatctttgttgagtccgagGCGATAAGTATCAAATAAATTCCAGTTCCGATGTCTCCACTTGTAATCGGGTGGCAAAGTCTCTGTTTTAGAGTGGCACCATGCAAGGTTGGATGCTCTGACCTGCTATGCTGAACTGCTCACTTACAGATGAGCACCACACAAATACTACAGAAATACGACTACTAAGAACAGAACAATTTGGGGGTTCGCAGAACTAACTATGCGCAGTTCTGCacgaagaaaacaaacaaacacacaagaaaATGCCTTTGTTTGCCTTTGAATtgaaaatacagtttgctccAGACCCTCCCGTAGCCTCAGGCTGACACACACACTTCAGCCAGACAATGGGGAAGAGACACCATCCTTTAGTCACTGGGTTACTGGCTGATTCCCTGTCCTGCTCACTGttgctggggcacctggcactggccactgtcggcaggcaGGACGCTGGGTTAGGTGGACATTTGGTGTGACCCAGTTGCGCCGTTCTCGTGTTCTGATTGGCTTAAGTTCAGCTTGAGAGGAGTTTCTGAGTGCACCGATGCAAAGGAAAGCTTTGTACGGCTGGGAAGTTTGTCCTTTCCACCACCCAAAGGTGGTCCGATACCAGCTCTTGCCCACCCGCCTTGCCTTTTTCACCTCCTGGGATGCACATGGCTGCAATATGGCATATGCGTGACTCAGGCGGAATGAAAGTTTTCCCAGCCGCTAAGGCAATTGCCAGAGGAGGTGAAGCTCATTCAGAATCAGGCCCGTGCTGAAAACTGCCTTTCACTGCAAGTCTGTTGGGAGTCACGGCTGGAGCTCTACTGATTTCAGCATCAGCCTGGGAGAAAAGGTCGTTTCCTTTGAGGTGCAGGCCCTGACTGGTGCTCGTCAGCCTAGCAAGTCCGACAGCACTTAGTGAGTGTTTGCTGGGTCCAGGCCTCAGCTCTGACATTGGAAATATGGCGCTAAGGCCTGGATCCCGCTACTCTGACTTCCCAGGAGTTATCCACTCACCCTGAGACCCATCTCTTGTCCAGTGGACCTGGCTGCCCAACTCCACCAACTTTCAGCTAATGTGGGTGTCTTTGACGCCAGCCCCGTAATTGCTGCGTTGTGAAATCAGGCGCCCTGGGAGGAGGCTCCGGCACTTACCTGGGGCCCTGGTTTCAGTGGGTCGGCCTGGTTGTCTCTGCTTTGGCCGGAGGTTTAATACCATGTAGCTCTCTTCATCCTCCATTGGCCAAGTGCGTCCCTGGTTTGATATCCCAGCGGGGGCTCAGAGGAGGACCCCCGTTAACAGGCCAGCAGATGTAGTCTGGCAACTCCCACGAGCACTGGCTGCTCTTCGGTGGAAACCACACAGGAAATGCAGCTCCTGAGCAGGGCGCATAAGGTCTTAGGgccctctctgccctcccctggcctgcGAGAGAGACCTGAACGGTGTGGGCAGAACAGCGTTGATACGAGCAGGTCAGGGCCACTTCGCTAGCTGTGCGGGACCAGGTTTCAGACCATTCCACGTTCAccctatgtccacactagcagcCTCCTAAACCATCTCCACTGCAGTGTCCTCTGGGTACCAAAACCGCTCTTCCCAGCTCGGCCCCAgaagcagtgcattctgggaaacGCAGTGACCCACCCGGCGGCGTTGCGGGGCAGCGGTGGGAGAGGACAGATGGACATGTGTGTTCCGTGTCCCCCGCTGTGCGCGCTCtgcagaggatgtgggggtgTTACAACCCCACCTGCGGTCCCCGGCTCTTTTGTGCACACGGCAGAGGCTCTCGCCTCTAGCGCTGAAGCCACCTGGTTCAGATCTTGCTGGTGCTCCCGATGAATGCACACCTTTTCCAACCCTTTAATCatctctagatggtgcttggccctgctgtgggggcagggggctggactccatggcctctcgagggcccttccagtcctaatgttcTGTGAGTCTGATTCTCATGGCTCCTCCCTGGCCCCTCTCTAATTTCCCAACATCCTTCCTGGATTGTGGGCAACAGAAATGCACAAAGGCTCCCAGCAGAGACCACACCAGGGCCAAATCCAGCGGTAcagtaatctcccagcacctctgaaattcCAGAA is from Carettochelys insculpta isolate YL-2023 chromosome 22, ASM3395843v1, whole genome shotgun sequence and encodes:
- the LOC142024636 gene encoding killer cell lectin-like receptor subfamily F member 1 is translated as MEDEESYMVLNLRPKQRQPGRPTETRAPASWQHVRWIQIAPGVGWAGNTVLLAAVIALGLWVFQLQVPCEEQTRAATNALNSEGATHRPADRTQHSTGLEDFLAHLKQFLCEPPNSSSAEGSRCRICPIEWLMHEGKCYWVSKESQIWKKSQDDCLAKKSHLLVIRDQKEMDFIASVTQNTNPIWLGLTTMSPEWKRTWLDSSLLDPAL